In Acidobacteriota bacterium, the genomic window CATTAACCCGATAGCTTTGGCTTCCGAACCGACCGGTCGACTAGAAGGCGTCGTAAATGATCAATCCGGCGCAACGCTGGCAGAGGTCTCGGTAAAATTACGAGATGCTTCCGGGGTTGTCGCTTATCAGACAAAAACCAATAATGACGGGCGTTTTTCAATGGTTGTCAGCGAGGGGAAATATTATTTGTATGTCGAGGCAAAAGGCTTTTCTCAGCCTGACAAACCCCTGATTGAAATTGTTGGAGGCGAGAAAAAAACGATTCAGGTCGAATTAAAAGTTGCGGCATTGGATGAAAATATTGTGGTGACAGCGACTCGCACACCGACTCCCGCCGATGAACTGACCGGTTCGACAGCGGTCATTAACGCCAATGATTTTGAGCGCAAGCACAATTCGCAAATATCCGAAGCCTTGAGGCTCGTTCCCGGTTTGACAGTTGCCCAAAGCGGCGGGCGCGGCGCTATCACCAGCATTTTCATTCGGGGCGGAGAATCCGATTACAACAAAGTATTAATTGATGGGGTGCCGGTGAACGCTGCCGGTGGGCTTTATGATTTTGCTTTTTTAACACCGGAAAATTTAGAGCGGGTTGAAGTCGTTCGCGGACCCCGTAGCGCGCTTTTCGGTTCGGATGCCATGACCGGGGTGATTCAATTGATAACTCGACGCGGTTCCACTACAACCCCTGAAGTAGAACTTTCCGGCGAAGGTGGAAATTTAAATTATCACCGGGAAAACTTTTTGGTTTCGGGATTGACCCGTTGGTTTGATTACACCTCGAGTTTGGCTTACCAGAATACCGACGGACAATTTCGCAATGCGGATTTCATCAATCGCTCGGCATCAGTTAATCTCGGCTTTAAATTAAATCCCCAAGCCGACCTGCGTATTTTATCGCGAGTGAACAACACGACGCTCGGCGTACCCAATGCGGTAGGCAGGCTATTTGCTGACCCCGACCAGCGACAAAAACACCACGACATCGCGCTATCAGGAGCATTGGACTATCGCACCACCTCTCGTTGGTATCAAACGGCGAGATTTATTTTTTCGGAATTTGAAACCCATAGCTTCGACCCGAAAGCTCAGGATTTATTCCAACCGGATACGCCGCCGTTTCCACCCGGTTCATTCGGAAATGATTTTGCGTTCAGCTTTCGTGACCATCAAAAACGCCTGGGCTTTCAATATCAGACGATTGCCGCGCTCTCTTCGACAAATGTTTTAACCGCCGGCTTGGATGTCGAACATGAAGCGGCAGTATTTACAGATGATTTCTCTCGCGTATCGCCCACCAGAAATAATCTCGGATTGTATGTTCAAGACCAGTTGTCGTTGTTGGAGCGATTATTTATCACCGCAGGGGTGCGCCTGGAAAGAAATAGCGGCGATGTCCCGAAGGATTTGCAAGAGGCATTGTCAGGTTTAGGGAATTCAGCGCCTGTCGAAGATGTCGGGTTCGGCGTGAAAGCCAATCCCAAAGTGGCGCTATCGTTTCTGATGCGGCGTCAACAAGACGGCGTATGGGGGGCAACGCGATTGAAGGGCAGTTTCGGGACTGGTATTAAAGAACCATCATTGGTGGAAGCCTTCAGTCCCAGTATATTTTTTCTCGGCAACCCCGATTTGAAACCTGAACGTGCTGTCAGTTTTGATGCGGGCATCGTGCAGGAATTTTTTAATCGCCGGGCAAGCCTTGAAGCCAGCTATTTTGACAATCGATTCCGTGACCAGATTGTTTTCGTGTTTGATCCGTTGACCTTTGGCGCAATCCAGCTTCCGAATGGACGTTTAACCAATTTCGTCAATCAAGACCGCGCCTCGGCTCGGGGATTGGAACTCATTAGTGCCTTGCGCCCGGCGCTGAAATTACAAATAGCCGCAAGTTATACCTATTTACGTTCGCGTCTGGAAAAATCAGCAACCGCTATGAACGAAGTCGGATTAGCGTTGCTCAGACGCCCAAAACATTCCGGCGCATTTGAAATCAACTGGATTGGCAACCGCTTCGATTTATCATTCGATGGCGCGATAGTCGGCAAACGCCGCGACCTCGACCCGATTTCGGGAGCGCGGTTTCTGGCGTCCGGGCTACCGATTTTCAATGATGGGTATGTGAAATTGAATCTCGCCGGTTCATACAAAATCAACAATCGCTTAACAGCATTTTTACGAATTGAGAATTTGTTGAATCAAAAGTATGAAGAGATTTTAGGCTATCCGGCAAACAAACTGAATTTCCGCGCCGGTATGCGTTTACGAATCGGCGGCGGGAAGTAATAAAGGATGGTAGGAGGCTGATTTTTTGCGTCAATCATTTTGCCGGACAACAAATTTACACAAAAAATCGGTCTCCGTTGTAAGCCATTTTCATACGCTGTCAACCACTACGCTCGTCAGCAAGCCGTTAATCAAATTGCCTTGGGTGGTGTCGTAATTGAACGCGACTTGTGGGGTCGCCGGTACACCCGTTGAGCCGACGTTGTAGCTCACCTGCCCTAAACGATTCAAACCGTCATAGCTGTAATTCGTCACCACGCCACGGGCATCGGTCTTCGAGGTGACTTGATGGAATTGATTGTAAACATATTTCGCTGTCCACATCGTCCCCGTGCCGTCGTCAATCGAAGCCGTTTGTTCGGGGATGCGTTCGTACAGGAGTCTCCCCAAATCATCGTACTTCCACGCCCGCGTTTGATTGCCTTGATTGACGCCGGTGAGTTTATCGAGCAGGTTGTAGGAATAGCTGGTCTCCTGATTGAGTGTGCCGGTCGTCACGTCTTGTTCCGTCACTTTGATGAGCCGACCGAGCGAATCACTCTCGCGTTTGATTTGACGATTGACTTGATCGGTGACAGTGACGGTTAATCCCGCATACGCCGTTTGAATGGTAAGTTTAAAGTCCAGTTAAAGATATATGTACAAAAATATTTGTCACCTTTTCGTTAATATAAACAATAGCTATACTCCAATTCTGATTTACATATAATGAAACTTTTTTAGTAAAACTACATATTAAAAAATCTTGATTTTGATGCACAATTTGTCTGCCCTTTGAATCATATTCAGAAACCGAACTTTTTTTCCGATCTGAACAGGTAAAACCGCTATTTTTCATGACATCCCAGGCATTTTTTAAATCACTTTGAACTGGAAT contains:
- a CDS encoding TonB-dependent receptor codes for the protein MKEKITAPRVPHFCKFQYRLFFVLLLLIHSINPIALASEPTGRLEGVVNDQSGATLAEVSVKLRDASGVVAYQTKTNNDGRFSMVVSEGKYYLYVEAKGFSQPDKPLIEIVGGEKKTIQVELKVAALDENIVVTATRTPTPADELTGSTAVINANDFERKHNSQISEALRLVPGLTVAQSGGRGAITSIFIRGGESDYNKVLIDGVPVNAAGGLYDFAFLTPENLERVEVVRGPRSALFGSDAMTGVIQLITRRGSTTTPEVELSGEGGNLNYHRENFLVSGLTRWFDYTSSLAYQNTDGQFRNADFINRSASVNLGFKLNPQADLRILSRVNNTTLGVPNAVGRLFADPDQRQKHHDIALSGALDYRTTSRWYQTARFIFSEFETHSFDPKAQDLFQPDTPPFPPGSFGNDFAFSFRDHQKRLGFQYQTIAALSSTNVLTAGLDVEHEAAVFTDDFSRVSPTRNNLGLYVQDQLSLLERLFITAGVRLERNSGDVPKDLQEALSGLGNSAPVEDVGFGVKANPKVALSFLMRRQQDGVWGATRLKGSFGTGIKEPSLVEAFSPSIFFLGNPDLKPERAVSFDAGIVQEFFNRRASLEASYFDNRFRDQIVFVFDPLTFGAIQLPNGRLTNFVNQDRASARGLELISALRPALKLQIAASYTYLRSRLEKSATAMNEVGLALLRRPKHSGAFEINWIGNRFDLSFDGAIVGKRRDLDPISGARFLASGLPIFNDGYVKLNLAGSYKINNRLTAFLRIENLLNQKYEEILGYPANKLNFRAGMRLRIGGGK
- a CDS encoding RHS repeat domain-containing protein; amino-acid sequence: MTEQDVTTGTLNQETSYSYNLLDKLTGVNQGNQTRAWKYDDLGRLLYERIPEQTASIDDGTGTMWTAKYVYNQFHQVTSKTDARGVVTNYSYDGLNRLGQVSYNVGSTGVPATPQVAFNYDTTQGNLINGLLTSVVVDSV